A genomic window from Nicotiana sylvestris chromosome 11, ASM39365v2, whole genome shotgun sequence includes:
- the LOC104246880 gene encoding uncharacterized protein: MAEEEERNGGDRSETSDYTSEDEGTDDYRRGGYHAVRIGDTFKHGRYVVQSKLGWGHFSTVWLAWDTQKSRCVALKVQKSAQHYTEAAMDEITILKQIAEGDPDDKKCVVKLLDHFKHSGPNGQHVCMVFEYLGDNLLTLIKYSDYRGLAINKVKEICFHVLVGLDYLHRQLSIIHTDLKPENILLLSMIDQSKDPTKSGAPLVLPSSKSKILSESGASKEVKSSNSDLTKNQKKKIRKKAKRAAQRCTGKEASDETEQDNEVSSPEKPNPDEKPDKDSVEGKTNTKASEDGSVTDRARDEQQRTQRPKRGSRSVRQKLLADVDLKCKLVDFGNACWTYKQFTSDIQTRQYRCPEVILGSKYSTSADLWSLACICFELATGDVLFDPHSGDNYDRDEDHLALMMELLGMMPRKIALGGRYSREFFNRYGDLRHIRRLRFWPISKVLREKYEFSEQDASDMADFLVPILDFVPEKRPTAAQCLSHPWITGGPRSLAPSKTDSTSEATENGGSEKKREKDEREAMEVGVGNIVIDGTAKPVNVSQSPAKLS, encoded by the exons AGAGCAAGCTTGGTTGGGGACACTTTTCAACTGTTTGGCTCGCTTGGGATACACAAAAATCT AGGTGCGTTGCCCTAAAAGTTCAAAAGAGTGCGCAACATTACACAGAAGCGGCTATGGATGAGATTACTATCTTAAAGCAGATTGCAGAGGGAGATCCCGATGACAAGAAGTGTGTGGTAAAACTCTTGGATCACTTTAAGCATTCTGGGCCGAATGGGCAGCATGTTTGCATGGTATTTGAATACTTGGGGGATAATCTTTTGACTCTAATTAAATACTCAGACTATCGAGGGCTAGCGATTAATAAGGTTAAAGAAATTTGCTTCCACGTTTTGGTGGGTTTGGATTATTTACATCGTCAGCTTTCTATTATTCACACGGACTTGAAGCCGGAAAATATTTTGCTATTATCAATGATTGATCAAAGTAAAGATCCGACAAAGTCAGGCGCTCCCCTTGTTCTCCCTTCTAGTAAAAGTAAGATTCTTTCTGAATCTGGTGCTTCCAAGGAAGTAAAGAGTTCAAATAGTGACCTGACTAAGAACCAGAAAAAGAAAATTCGGAAAAAGGCTAAGCGAGCAGCTCAAAGATGTACGGGCAAGGAAGCTTCTGACGAAACCGAACAAGATAATGAAGTCAGTAGTCCTGAAAAGCCTAACCCTGATGAGAAACCCGATAAAGACTCAGTTGAAGGAAAGACTAATACTAAAGCAAGTGAAGATGGTTCAGTGACAGACAGAGCAAGGGATGAGCAGCAGAGAACTCAAAGACCTAAAAGAGGCAGCCGATCAGTGAGGCAGAAACTATTGGCTGATGTGGACCTTAAGTGCAAATTAGTCGACTTTGGTAATGCATGCTGGACATATAAACAATTCACAAGTGATATCCAGACAAGACAATACAGATGTCCTGAGGTTATCCTAGGCTCTAAATATTCTACTTCAGCTGATCTTTGGTCCTTGGCTTGCATTTGCTTTGAGCTTGCCACTGGTGATGTTCTTTTTGATCCTCACAGTGGTGACAACTATGACAGGGATGAG GATCACTTGGCCCTAATGATGGAGCTTCTAGGAATGATGCCACGCAAG ATTGCCTTAGGTGGGCGCTATTCGCGAGAGTTCTTTAACCGATATGGAGACTTGAGGCATATCAGGCGATTGCGGTTCTGGCCTATAAGCAAAGTGCTTAGGGAAAAGTATGAGTTCAGTGAACAAGATGCTAGTGACATGGCAGACTTTCTTGTTCCCATACTTGATTTTGTGCCTGAGAAAAGACCTACTGCGGCTCAATGTCTCAGTCATCCGTGGATCACTGGAGGCCCTAGGAGTCTTGCTCCTTCTAAAACTGATTCTACATCCGAAGCAACTGAAAATGGTGGCtcggagaagaagagggagaagGATGAGAGGGAGGCGATGGAAGTTGGAGTGGGCAATATTGTGATTGATGGAACTGCAAAGCCAGTCAATGTTTCTCAATCTCCGGCAAAGCTGAGTTGA